One genomic segment of Alphaproteobacteria bacterium HT1-32 includes these proteins:
- the hisD gene encoding histidinol dehydrogenase, with amino-acid sequence MAITYIKKAEKTSATGEDDTRRIVGEMLAEIEAKGESAARIYSHKLDGYDGEVIATREMIEAASAQVPQQLKDDLRFAHDRIRGFAERQKASMSEFEAELSPGLWAGQKLIPMDCAGCYVPGGRYAHVASAIMSITTAKVAGVRNIIACSAPKPGQGINPAILYTMDMCGADHILAMGGVQGIAAMTFGLFTGHKANILVGPGNRFVAEAKRMLFGRVGIDLFAGPTEIAIIADDSADAEVVAVDLVGQAEHGPDSPAWLVTTSRRLADDVASRMDRLIAALPDVQAKAAEAAWRDYGEIVLCDSDEEAATVSDNYAPEHLEVQTTNLDWYVARLRNYGSLFVGEETTVAFGDKCSGTNHILPTKGAGHYTGGLSVHKFIKVVTTQRMTQEANRDVAAVTARISRLEGMEAHARTGDVRLDKYFPDETFTTSAV; translated from the coding sequence ATGGCCATCACCTACATAAAGAAGGCGGAAAAAACCTCGGCTACCGGCGAAGATGACACCCGGCGTATCGTCGGGGAGATGCTGGCTGAGATTGAGGCAAAAGGAGAATCGGCCGCCAGAATCTACAGTCACAAGCTGGACGGCTATGACGGTGAGGTCATTGCCACCCGTGAGATGATTGAAGCCGCATCGGCACAGGTGCCGCAGCAACTGAAGGATGATCTGCGTTTCGCCCATGACCGCATCCGGGGATTTGCCGAACGGCAGAAAGCCAGCATGTCGGAATTCGAGGCCGAATTGTCGCCGGGCCTGTGGGCCGGTCAGAAGCTGATTCCGATGGATTGTGCGGGCTGTTATGTCCCCGGCGGACGTTATGCCCATGTCGCCTCCGCGATCATGAGTATCACCACCGCCAAGGTTGCGGGCGTGCGCAATATTATTGCCTGTTCGGCCCCGAAACCCGGACAGGGGATCAATCCGGCGATCCTCTACACCATGGATATGTGCGGGGCCGACCATATCCTTGCGATGGGGGGCGTGCAGGGGATTGCCGCCATGACCTTTGGCCTGTTCACCGGTCACAAGGCGAATATTCTGGTTGGTCCGGGCAACCGGTTTGTGGCAGAGGCCAAGCGCATGCTGTTTGGCCGGGTCGGGATTGACCTGTTTGCCGGTCCGACGGAAATTGCCATCATCGCCGATGACAGCGCGGACGCGGAAGTGGTTGCGGTTGATCTGGTCGGACAGGCCGAGCACGGCCCGGATTCCCCGGCCTGGCTGGTCACCACCTCGCGCCGGCTGGCAGATGATGTGGCATCCCGCATGGACCGGCTGATTGCGGCCCTGCCGGATGTACAGGCAAAGGCGGCCGAAGCGGCCTGGCGTGATTATGGTGAAATTGTCCTCTGTGATTCTGATGAAGAGGCGGCGACCGTTTCCGATAATTACGCCCCCGAACATCTGGAGGTCCAGACCACCAATCTCGACTGGTATGTGGCGCGACTGCGCAATTACGGCTCGTTGTTTGTGGGCGAGGAAACGACGGTTGCTTTCGGGGATAAATGCTCCGGCACCAATCATATCCTGCCAACCAAGGGTGCGGGCCATTACACGGGCGGGCTGTCGGTGCACAAGTTCATCAAGGTGGTCACCACCCAGCGCATGACGCAGGAGGCCAACCGTGATGTGGCGGCCGTAACTGCCCGGATATCCCGGCTGGAAGGCATGGAAGCCCATGCCCGCACCGGCGATGTGCGGCTTGATAAATATTTCCCGGATGAGACCTTCACCACCAGCGCGGTCTGA
- a CDS encoding helix-turn-helix domain-containing protein: protein MPDGPDKISRSIRALELVEMVSAAGHPVSVPEIVQGTGLPRATVHRLVSMLEREGFLQRDMVGRGFIEGHRLIRLGNSVIGGSGARALRHRIMTDLSAELGETCNLAVPEGGEMVYFDRVEAKWQLGVRFAIGSRVPLHCTASGKLYLSSLPPDQRRRMIRRLDLHPFTAQTITSADRLEAALDVIAETGIGTDDQELLDSMIAASVPVLDGSGRLCATLSVHAAVMRMDIEQAVACAPALRRAAAELSMLNMDIVATGLPDGAAG from the coding sequence ATGCCGGACGGTCCGGATAAGATATCACGCTCGATCAGGGCACTGGAACTGGTTGAAATGGTTTCCGCAGCAGGTCACCCCGTCTCGGTCCCCGAGATTGTTCAGGGGACAGGTCTGCCGCGGGCAACCGTGCATCGCCTGGTCAGCATGCTGGAACGTGAAGGCTTTCTGCAACGCGATATGGTCGGTCGCGGCTTTATCGAAGGTCACCGTCTGATCCGCCTCGGCAATTCGGTGATCGGTGGCTCCGGGGCCCGGGCGCTGCGCCACCGGATCATGACCGACCTGTCGGCAGAGCTGGGGGAGACCTGCAACCTCGCCGTGCCGGAAGGCGGAGAGATGGTCTATTTTGACCGGGTCGAGGCGAAATGGCAGCTTGGCGTCCGTTTTGCCATTGGCAGCCGGGTGCCGCTGCATTGTACGGCCAGCGGAAAGCTCTACCTCAGTTCACTGCCGCCGGATCAGCGCCGCCGGATGATTCGCCGGCTCGACCTGCATCCCTTTACCGCACAGACGATCACTTCTGCCGACAGGCTGGAAGCCGCGCTGGACGTGATCGCGGAGACCGGGATCGGAACGGACGATCAGGAACTGCTCGACAGCATGATCGCGGCATCGGTGCCGGTCCTTGATGGCAGCGGCCGCCTGTGCGCCACCCTGTCTGTTCATGCGGCGGTGATGCGGATGGACATTGAACAGGCTGTGGCCTGCGCCCCTGCATTGCGCCGGGCAGCGGCGGAACTGTCGATGCTGAATATGGATATTGTTGCAACCGGTCTGCCGGACGGGGCGGCTGGTTAA
- a CDS encoding TRAP transporter large permease subunit, producing the protein MLFDFLSPEILGLVLIGVMLFAIFVGFPISFTLIFLGFVFGYLGFGKVVFYLMTFQFYSVMSEQTLAAVPLFIFMGIMMEQAGLMERLFQAVQLMLSRVRGSLYVAVLFVSTIFAAATGIVGASVTILGIMAAKTMNRSGYDVKLAAGTITAGGTLGILIPPSIMLVVMGPVMEVPVTDLFAAAIIPGIMLAFMYMAYALIRCWLNPALGPALAMEDRAENMGVIWREFLLGLVPPAALVAFALGSILFGLATPTEGAGCGALGAMLLTLAYRKMTRKKLFDALVKTLEISALILFLVAASNFFGAVFSRLGTPTMLTEFLLDLELNRYVILFIIMALIFLLGWPLEWVPIVLIIVPILIPLVEKLGFNLTWFGILVAVNLQTAWLSPPVALSAYFLKGVVPEWPLKDIYLGMMQFMGIQLLGLILIIIFPAIALWLPEYIYGN; encoded by the coding sequence ATGCTGTTCGATTTTCTCTCTCCGGAGATTCTCGGCCTGGTCCTGATCGGGGTCATGCTGTTTGCCATTTTCGTCGGATTTCCGATCTCCTTTACGCTGATCTTCCTCGGCTTCGTGTTTGGCTATCTCGGTTTCGGCAAGGTCGTCTTCTATCTGATGACCTTCCAGTTCTATTCGGTGATGTCTGAACAGACACTGGCGGCTGTCCCGCTGTTCATCTTCATGGGGATCATGATGGAACAGGCGGGACTGATGGAACGCCTGTTCCAGGCGGTGCAGCTGATGCTGTCGCGGGTGCGCGGCTCACTCTATGTGGCGGTGCTGTTCGTCTCGACCATCTTTGCGGCGGCGACCGGTATCGTCGGTGCGTCGGTGACGATTCTCGGGATCATGGCGGCCAAGACCATGAACCGCTCCGGTTATGACGTAAAGCTGGCGGCGGGGACGATTACCGCCGGCGGTACGCTGGGCATCCTGATTCCGCCCTCGATCATGCTGGTGGTCATGGGGCCGGTGATGGAAGTGCCGGTCACCGATCTGTTCGCGGCGGCAATCATTCCCGGCATCATGCTGGCTTTCATGTATATGGCCTATGCGCTGATCCGCTGCTGGCTGAACCCGGCACTGGGTCCGGCACTGGCGATGGAAGACCGGGCCGAAAACATGGGTGTCATCTGGCGCGAATTCCTGCTTGGGCTGGTGCCGCCGGCCGCCCTGGTTGCCTTTGCGCTGGGCAGTATTCTGTTCGGTCTCGCGACACCGACCGAAGGGGCGGGCTGCGGGGCGCTGGGGGCAATGTTGCTGACGCTCGCCTATCGCAAGATGACGCGCAAAAAGCTGTTCGATGCGCTGGTCAAGACGCTCGAAATATCGGCCCTGATTCTGTTTCTGGTCGCGGCGTCAAATTTCTTCGGGGCTGTTTTCTCACGGCTTGGTACGCCGACCATGCTGACCGAGTTCCTGCTTGATCTGGAACTGAACCGCTATGTGATCCTGTTTATTATCATGGCGCTGATTTTCCTGCTGGGCTGGCCGCTCGAATGGGTGCCGATTGTTCTCATCATCGTGCCAATTCTGATTCCGCTGGTGGAAAAGCTTGGTTTCAACCTGACCTGGTTCGGCATTCTGGTTGCGGTAAATCTCCAGACCGCCTGGCTGTCGCCACCGGTGGCGCTGTCGGCTTATTTTCTGAAAGGGGTCGTGCCGGAATGGCCGCTGAAGGATATCTATCTCGGGATGATGCAGTTCATGGGCATTCAGTTGCTCGGCCTTATACTGATCATCATCTTCCCGGCGATCGCACTCTGGTTGCCGGAATATATCTACGGCAACTGA
- a CDS encoding TRAP transporter small permease subunit: protein MADLKLDEFADELIAERRSGDGNMPDDMAPWMASTITGIDRFSKWTGYVICWLVIPLFLAMVYEIFMRYVFVAPTLWAYDISRFLYGGMFMLGAGYALSKGVHIRADFIYRNWEPRNQGRVDLFLYIVFYFPGLVAFLITAMDFAWKAWERGEKGMDTAWMPHVGPIKTALPLGVAFLLIQGVSEVLKSYYAAKNNRWP, encoded by the coding sequence ATGGCGGATCTGAAACTTGATGAATTTGCCGATGAGCTGATTGCTGAACGGCGATCCGGTGACGGCAACATGCCGGATGACATGGCGCCCTGGATGGCGTCAACGATCACCGGGATCGACAGGTTCTCGAAATGGACGGGCTATGTCATCTGCTGGCTGGTCATCCCCCTGTTTCTGGCCATGGTCTACGAAATTTTCATGCGCTACGTCTTTGTGGCACCGACCCTCTGGGCTTATGACATCAGCCGCTTTCTTTATGGTGGCATGTTCATGCTGGGGGCCGGGTACGCCTTGTCAAAGGGCGTCCATATCCGCGCCGATTTCATTTACCGGAACTGGGAGCCGCGCAATCAGGGGCGGGTCGACCTGTTCCTTTATATCGTCTTTTATTTCCCCGGTCTGGTTGCTTTCCTGATCACGGCGATGGATTTCGCCTGGAAGGCATGGGAGCGCGGCGAGAAGGGCATGGATACAGCCTGGATGCCGCATGTCGGCCCGATCAAGACAGCCCTGCCGCTCGGTGTGGCCTTTCTCCTCATCCAAGGCGTTTCGGAAGTGCTGAAAAGCTACTACGCCGCCAAAAACAACCGGTGGCCCTGA
- a CDS encoding C4-dicarboxylate ABC transporter substrate-binding protein, translated as MTRLLGGAAATAMTAAIVLTPAVAETIKIRVQSVIPTKADEVTMLKDYADTVAALTNGEVQIEVLPAGAVVGVQQTLEAVDQGLIEGGFAWTHYWSGLHPAATLFGSPTAGAGLGIDNIAWVSWYMYGGGRGLYEELWKEMGVNVKGFMLQPVGPEALGWFKEPIETMADFRKYRFRTPPGIPGQTYKDIGIAAVAMGGGDILPALEKGVIDAAEWCCPKPDSVFGFQKVLKHYYLQGLHQVVVNADMYLNGDVWAKLTPHQQKAMEVAADASLMKAMSYRIYENGKALKDLVDNHGVILHDTPKDYFTEYMAAVNNSMDRYKKENAFFLKVWNSMKEFADIAVPYWAGSQTTNANLGNAYANQLKK; from the coding sequence ATGACCAGACTGCTGGGCGGTGCCGCCGCCACAGCAATGACAGCCGCAATCGTTCTGACGCCTGCGGTTGCTGAAACCATCAAGATCCGGGTCCAGTCGGTGATTCCGACGAAAGCCGATGAAGTGACGATGCTGAAGGACTATGCCGACACGGTTGCTGCGCTGACCAATGGTGAAGTCCAGATTGAAGTGCTGCCGGCCGGCGCCGTTGTCGGTGTGCAGCAGACGCTTGAGGCCGTTGATCAGGGACTGATCGAAGGCGGATTTGCCTGGACGCATTACTGGTCCGGCCTGCATCCCGCCGCCACCCTGTTCGGATCACCGACGGCCGGTGCCGGTCTCGGGATCGACAATATCGCCTGGGTAAGCTGGTACATGTATGGCGGTGGCCGTGGCCTGTATGAAGAACTCTGGAAAGAAATGGGCGTCAACGTGAAGGGGTTCATGTTGCAGCCGGTCGGACCGGAAGCGCTGGGCTGGTTCAAGGAGCCGATCGAGACGATGGCTGATTTCCGTAAATATCGTTTCCGCACACCACCGGGCATCCCCGGCCAGACCTACAAGGATATCGGTATCGCCGCAGTTGCCATGGGCGGCGGTGATATTCTGCCGGCACTGGAAAAAGGCGTCATCGACGCGGCTGAATGGTGCTGCCCGAAGCCGGACAGCGTGTTCGGTTTCCAGAAAGTACTGAAACACTACTATCTGCAGGGTCTGCATCAGGTGGTCGTCAATGCCGACATGTATCTGAATGGTGATGTCTGGGCCAAGCTGACCCCGCACCAGCAGAAAGCCATGGAAGTGGCCGCCGATGCCTCGCTGATGAAGGCGATGTCCTATCGCATCTATGAAAACGGCAAGGCCCTGAAGGATCTCGTCGATAATCATGGTGTCATCCTGCATGACACGCCAAAGGACTACTTCACCGAATATATGGCTGCGGTGAACAATTCCATGGATCGCTACAAGAAGGAAAATGCCTTCTTCCTGAAGGTCTGGAACTCCATGAAGGAATTCGCGGATATCGCCGTTCCCTACTGGGCCGGTTCACAGACCACCAATGCGAATCTTGGCAATGCCTACGCCAATCAGCTGAAGAAATAA
- a CDS encoding choline dehydrogenase, with product MTESYDYIVIGAGSAGCVLANRLSADPKNRVLLLEAGGKDWYPWIHIPVGYFKTMHNPLTDWRYKTEPDPGLGGRALDWPRGKTLGGSSAINGLLYVRGQPQDFDGWRQMGNVGWGWDDVLPLFKRAEDQERGPDEMHGTGGPLAVSDMRIRREICDRFIDAAVELGYPARDDFNGEEQEGAGYFQLTARDGLRCSTAVGYLRPAKGRENLTVETHAHTHRILIENNRAVGVRYDVKGKLREARARGEVVLSAGAIGSPQILTLSGIGPGSKLQELGITPAAESRDVGSNLQDHLQVRMVFKTKQPITLNDQVNNPVKKAMMGLEFLLHRRGPLTMGASQVCAFVKSRPEVATPDIQFHVQPLSADKPGEGLHKFSAFTSSTCQLRPESRGHLDVTSPDAHDYPKIHPNYLATHTDQQAAVDGMKLSRKFAATKALSEAISEEWLPGPDVQTDEQYLAAARRIAQTIYHPVGTCRMGTDDHAVVDPRLRVRGIDGLRVADASIMPTITSGNTNAPAIMIGEKAAEMILGDAKR from the coding sequence ATGACCGAATCCTACGATTACATCGTCATCGGCGCCGGCTCTGCCGGATGCGTGCTGGCCAACCGGCTGTCGGCTGACCCGAAAAACCGTGTCCTGCTGCTCGAAGCCGGGGGCAAGGACTGGTATCCGTGGATTCACATTCCCGTCGGTTACTTCAAGACCATGCACAATCCGCTGACCGACTGGCGCTACAAGACAGAACCAGACCCGGGCCTTGGCGGGCGGGCACTAGACTGGCCGCGCGGCAAGACGCTTGGCGGGTCCAGCGCCATCAACGGCCTGCTCTATGTCCGTGGTCAGCCACAGGATTTCGATGGCTGGCGCCAGATGGGGAATGTCGGCTGGGGCTGGGACGACGTATTGCCGCTGTTCAAACGCGCCGAAGACCAGGAACGCGGCCCCGACGAAATGCATGGCACGGGCGGGCCGCTGGCGGTTTCCGACATGCGTATCCGGCGTGAAATCTGCGACCGCTTTATCGACGCTGCGGTCGAACTTGGCTATCCCGCCCGCGACGACTTCAATGGCGAGGAACAGGAAGGGGCCGGTTATTTCCAGCTGACCGCCCGCGACGGACTGCGCTGTTCCACCGCCGTCGGTTATCTGCGCCCGGCAAAGGGCCGCGAAAACCTGACCGTCGAGACCCATGCCCATACCCACCGGATTCTGATTGAAAACAATCGGGCCGTCGGGGTTCGCTATGATGTGAAGGGCAAGCTGCGGGAGGCCCGGGCACGCGGCGAGGTGGTGCTGTCTGCCGGGGCCATCGGCTCGCCGCAGATACTGACCCTTTCCGGCATCGGTCCGGGCAGTAAACTTCAGGAACTGGGTATCACACCAGCCGCAGAATCCCGTGATGTCGGCAGCAACCTGCAAGACCATCTGCAGGTTCGCATGGTGTTCAAGACGAAGCAGCCGATTACCCTGAACGATCAGGTCAACAACCCGGTCAAAAAGGCGATGATGGGGCTGGAATTCCTGCTGCACCGGCGCGGTCCGCTGACCATGGGGGCCAGTCAGGTCTGTGCCTTCGTCAAATCCCGGCCGGAAGTTGCCACGCCGGACATCCAGTTCCATGTCCAGCCGCTGAGTGCCGACAAGCCCGGCGAAGGGCTGCACAAGTTTTCCGCCTTCACCTCATCGACCTGCCAGCTGCGGCCGGAAAGCCGGGGTCATCTGGACGTCACCTCGCCGGATGCGCATGATTATCCAAAGATCCACCCGAATTATCTGGCCACCCATACTGACCAGCAGGCCGCGGTTGACGGCATGAAGCTCAGCCGGAAATTTGCCGCGACCAAAGCCTTGTCAGAAGCGATTTCCGAAGAATGGCTGCCCGGTCCGGATGTGCAGACCGACGAGCAGTATCTCGCCGCCGCACGCCGCATTGCCCAGACCATCTATCACCCCGTCGGCACCTGCCGCATGGGCACCGACGACCATGCCGTCGTCGATCCGCGCCTGCGCGTCAGGGGTATCGACGGCCTGCGCGTCGCAGATGCCTCGATCATGCCCACCATCACGTCGGGCAATACCAACGCCCCGGCCATCATGATCGGCGAAAAAGCCGCTGAGATGATCCTCGGGGATGCAAAGAGGTAA
- a CDS encoding bifunctional glutathionylspermidine amidase/synthase: protein MSNHHYPRSAPFGALLGIGPGNVPVYSSDYDSVDRTELPTRQSFRSQIDDVYMGHKWQCVELARRWMYLNKGYIFDDIAMAYDIFRLRTVRMIADDSLLPLHSFRNGAKRPPEPGALLIWAEGGEFEVTGHVAVVTEVLDNAVRIIEQNVDHAVWPDGQTWSRELRLHRGSDGGYHVDCSFDDTTLLGWVIQTADDAHAEKELEDNPALFRVLRRTVPDNGKLSEPWLDISDPKYAAYVELMKGHRLATDDSELLDYYCISETAHNELRRATNELHRMFLHATNHVLEDDRLLTKFNLPPALWPRIHQSWNSRRNEVITGRFDFAVSPRGVKAYEYNVDSASCYLESGQIQALWAQQFGCNLGWCPGEGLKDALISAWEAAAVDDVLHIMQDDDLEETYHALFMKEALEAAGVTCKIITGTDSLQWGDGTMVCDADGLPINWVWKTWAWETALDQIRDQLEEDAENLRLHRTLDHATRKPRLVDVLLRQEVMVYEPLWTLITSNKAILPVIKSMFPSSRFLLDTFYELTDDLRRTGYVSKPIVGRCGANIAIFNRHDDLLAESSGKFEERDQIFQELHPLPKAGNHNVQIQTFTAAGSYAAAGVRVDPSLIINQHSDVLALRVVPDDEFLEL from the coding sequence ATGTCCAATCATCACTATCCCCGGTCCGCCCCGTTCGGTGCCCTTCTCGGTATCGGCCCCGGCAATGTTCCCGTCTATTCCTCCGACTATGACAGCGTTGACCGGACTGAACTGCCGACACGACAGTCCTTCCGGAGCCAGATCGATGATGTCTATATGGGCCACAAATGGCAGTGTGTGGAACTGGCCCGTCGCTGGATGTACCTGAACAAGGGCTACATTTTTGACGATATCGCTATGGCCTACGACATCTTCCGGCTGCGAACGGTAAGGATGATTGCCGATGACAGTCTGTTGCCGCTGCATTCGTTCCGGAACGGGGCGAAGCGACCGCCGGAACCGGGTGCCCTGCTGATCTGGGCTGAAGGCGGCGAGTTTGAGGTCACCGGCCATGTCGCGGTGGTGACGGAAGTGCTGGATAACGCTGTACGCATTATCGAACAGAACGTCGATCATGCGGTCTGGCCGGACGGACAGACCTGGTCACGCGAACTGCGTCTGCATCGCGGGTCTGATGGCGGTTATCATGTCGACTGCAGTTTTGACGATACCACCCTGCTTGGCTGGGTGATCCAGACGGCGGACGATGCCCATGCTGAAAAAGAACTGGAAGATAATCCGGCGCTGTTCCGGGTTCTGCGCCGGACAGTACCGGACAATGGCAAGCTTTCTGAGCCCTGGCTGGATATCTCGGACCCCAAGTACGCCGCCTATGTCGAGTTGATGAAAGGGCACCGGCTGGCCACCGATGACAGCGAGTTACTGGATTATTACTGCATCAGCGAGACCGCGCATAACGAACTGCGGCGGGCGACAAACGAACTGCACCGGATGTTTCTGCATGCGACCAACCATGTGCTGGAAGATGACCGGCTGCTGACTAAATTCAATCTTCCGCCCGCATTGTGGCCGCGCATCCACCAGTCATGGAACAGCCGGCGGAACGAGGTCATCACCGGCCGGTTCGATTTTGCTGTCTCGCCACGCGGCGTCAAAGCCTACGAGTATAACGTCGATTCAGCCTCCTGTTATCTTGAGTCAGGCCAAATCCAGGCACTCTGGGCGCAGCAGTTCGGCTGTAACCTGGGCTGGTGCCCCGGCGAGGGTCTGAAGGATGCCCTGATCTCGGCCTGGGAAGCCGCAGCTGTCGATGACGTTCTGCATATCATGCAGGACGATGACCTTGAGGAAACCTACCATGCCCTGTTCATGAAGGAGGCGCTGGAAGCTGCCGGCGTCACCTGCAAGATCATCACCGGGACGGACAGCCTGCAATGGGGTGACGGCACCATGGTCTGCGATGCCGACGGTCTGCCGATCAACTGGGTCTGGAAGACCTGGGCCTGGGAGACCGCACTCGACCAGATTCGCGACCAGCTGGAGGAAGATGCGGAAAACCTGCGGCTGCATCGTACGCTTGATCACGCAACCCGCAAACCACGGCTGGTCGATGTGCTGCTGCGCCAGGAGGTGATGGTGTATGAACCGCTCTGGACGCTGATTACCAGCAACAAGGCAATCCTGCCGGTCATCAAATCGATGTTTCCCAGCAGCCGGTTCCTGCTCGACACCTTCTACGAGCTGACTGATGATCTGCGCCGGACCGGCTATGTGTCGAAACCTATCGTCGGGCGCTGCGGGGCAAATATCGCCATCTTCAACCGGCATGACGATCTGCTGGCAGAATCATCCGGCAAGTTTGAGGAGCGGGATCAGATATTTCAGGAACTGCATCCGCTGCCGAAAGCCGGTAACCACAATGTCCAGATCCAGACCTTCACCGCTGCCGGCAGCTATGCCGCAGCCGGCGTCCGCGTCGATCCGTCGCTGATCATCAACCAGCACAGTGATGTTCTGGCGCTCCGCGTCGTCCCGGATGATGAGTTTCTGGAGCTCTGA
- a CDS encoding aspartate/glutamate racemase family protein has protein sequence MMKVHGGKTIYGAAVGILMLETRFPRIVGDMGNAATWPFPVFYRTVRGATPDLVVRKGAAGLKDAFIETAKSLVEEGVDGITTTCGFLSLFQQDLAAAVGVPVAASSLSQISLVQRFLPPDKRVGVITISRESLTEQHLINAGAPVDVPVVGTESGREFTRVILDDEPDLDVDLARLDLRDAGRELMTKHPDVGAIVLECTNMAPYAADLRAELGVPVYSIYTLVSWFQGGLLPARFSGAMHDSRY, from the coding sequence ATGATGAAAGTGCATGGCGGCAAGACAATCTACGGCGCAGCCGTGGGAATCCTGATGCTGGAAACCCGGTTTCCCCGGATTGTCGGGGATATGGGCAATGCGGCGACCTGGCCGTTTCCGGTCTTCTACCGCACGGTTCGCGGGGCAACCCCGGATCTGGTGGTGCGCAAGGGCGCGGCCGGCCTGAAAGACGCCTTCATCGAGACGGCAAAATCGCTGGTCGAGGAAGGCGTGGACGGTATCACCACGACCTGCGGGTTTCTGTCGCTGTTTCAGCAGGATCTGGCGGCGGCTGTCGGCGTGCCGGTTGCCGCCTCGTCACTCTCCCAGATATCGCTGGTGCAGCGTTTCCTGCCGCCGGACAAGCGGGTCGGGGTGATCACGATTTCCAGGGAAAGCCTGACCGAACAGCATTTGATCAATGCCGGTGCGCCGGTCGATGTGCCGGTTGTCGGCACAGAATCAGGGCGCGAATTTACCCGCGTCATCCTTGATGACGAGCCGGATCTGGATGTGGATCTCGCCCGCCTTGATCTGCGTGATGCCGGGCGTGAACTGATGACGAAGCATCCGGATGTCGGTGCCATTGTGCTGGAATGCACCAACATGGCCCCCTATGCCGCCGACCTGCGGGCCGAACTCGGCGTGCCGGTCTACAGCATCTATACGCTTGTCAGCTGGTTCCAGGGCGGTCTGCTGCCGGCACGTTTCTCCGGCGCCATGCACGATTCCAGATACTGA
- a CDS encoding FCD domain-containing protein, translating to MTASSVNRVYETVKDMSVGFEMRPGERINEVLLSEQLGASRTPLREALNRLVAENLLSFERGRGFFCRDLNPQEILDLYELRRVIEEAAVRRIAETGPAERLAGLMQFLKETGPDEGDRDVRELVRLDEHFHEALVDCAGNAEMTRTLRGLNERIRFVRWIDMENRRRETQGEHLALLQALLDGNRDLALQRLGSHIGKRQDQIMEVVRESLARIYLQPGSLNQKSGSGDLATRESK from the coding sequence ATGACAGCGAGCAGCGTTAATCGCGTCTATGAGACGGTCAAGGACATGTCCGTAGGGTTTGAGATGCGTCCCGGTGAGCGTATCAACGAGGTGCTGCTGTCCGAGCAGCTGGGTGCAAGCCGTACGCCGCTGCGGGAAGCCCTGAACCGGCTGGTGGCAGAAAACCTGCTGTCGTTCGAACGCGGGCGGGGGTTCTTCTGCCGCGATCTGAACCCGCAGGAAATTCTGGACCTGTATGAGTTGCGCCGGGTGATCGAGGAAGCAGCCGTGCGCCGGATCGCAGAGACCGGCCCGGCGGAGCGGCTGGCCGGGCTGATGCAGTTTCTGAAGGAAACCGGTCCGGATGAAGGTGACCGGGATGTCCGGGAACTGGTCCGGCTGGATGAACATTTTCATGAGGCGCTGGTTGATTGCGCGGGAAATGCGGAGATGACCCGCACCCTGCGTGGCCTGAACGAGCGCATCAGATTCGTCCGCTGGATCGATATGGAGAACCGCCGCCGGGAGACCCAGGGCGAACATCTGGCGCTGTTGCAGGCATTGCTGGACGGCAACCGTGACCTTGCCCTGCAACGCCTCGGCAGTCATATCGGCAAACGGCAGGACCAGATCATGGAGGTTGTGCGGGAAAGCCTGGCGCGGATTTATCTGCAGCCGGGATCGCTGAATCAGAAATCCGGGTCCGGTGACCTGGCAACGCGGGAGAGCAAATGA